A single Cannabis sativa cultivar Pink pepper isolate KNU-18-1 chromosome 7, ASM2916894v1, whole genome shotgun sequence DNA region contains:
- the LOC115694994 gene encoding transcription factor MYB44-like, whose amino-acid sequence MSSTKKSASVGAGTVVTGGFLNPGSPSGSDLSDSSLPGMPLTQVFTPLPLSGAIAPLSHHHHHQIDTSSSATDPPTSLSLSLPSSDSSEVSNRGSGSAFGSVPTSARIYLSIPNSGIRARFIAKESQHKKIKKAVQSWKNLIHSKKIMHFRILWIFL is encoded by the exons ATGTCTTCGACAAAGAAATCAGCCAGTGTCGGTGCGGGTACAGTCGTTACGGGTGGGTTTCTTAACCCCGGTAGTCCATCCGGATCTGACTTGAGCGATTCGAGTTTACCTGGAATGCCTTTAACACAAGTTTTCACACCCCTCCCTTTATCAGGTGCCATTGCTCCGTTgagtcatcatcatcatcatcagattGATACTTCATCTTCAGCTACCGATCCACCTACTTCTCTCAGCCTCTCGCTGCCATCTTCCGATTCATCCGAAGTATCGAATCGCGGGTCTGGGTCTGCGTTCGGATCGGTTCCGACATCTGCGA GGATATATCTGTCAATTCCcaacagtggtatcagagcaaggttTATTGCTAAAGAAAGTCAACACAAGAAGATCAAGAAAGCTGTTCAAAGCTGGAAGAACTTGATCCACAGCAAGAAGATTATGCACTTTAGGATTCTATGGATATTCCTTTGA